Proteins encoded together in one Micromonospora auratinigra window:
- a CDS encoding type II secretion system F family protein, whose protein sequence is MNPVLFNWQFAVAVLGGAAVGLGLFLVVREALPATPALGPALRRLHQPPGQATGAGAGPDWLAGLARWLRPPHRQLALLDRSPEQYALSVLLSALLGFVTPPVLCALLFLGGFRLPLAVPLLGSLCLAFLAGLVAHRDVLVKADAAREEFRQAVCTYLDLVALQLSAAHGPVQSLERAAEVCDGWVFDRIREALRIAQLQMHSPWDELQELAERIGIPELGDVGAIMRSSGSEGAQVHETLRSRADSLRDQIRTDNLARAEGVTSRLDIPGSLLVFVLLGFAVYPFLARL, encoded by the coding sequence GTGAACCCGGTCCTCTTCAACTGGCAGTTCGCGGTGGCCGTGCTGGGCGGGGCAGCGGTCGGCCTCGGCCTGTTCCTGGTGGTCCGTGAGGCGCTGCCGGCCACCCCCGCGCTCGGCCCGGCGCTGCGCCGGCTGCACCAGCCGCCCGGCCAGGCGACCGGCGCCGGTGCCGGGCCGGACTGGCTGGCCGGCCTCGCCCGGTGGCTGCGCCCGCCGCACCGGCAGCTCGCCCTGCTCGACCGCAGCCCCGAGCAGTACGCGCTGTCGGTGCTGCTCTCCGCGCTGCTCGGGTTCGTCACGCCACCCGTGCTGTGCGCGCTGCTCTTCCTCGGCGGGTTCCGGTTGCCGCTGGCCGTACCGCTGCTCGGCAGCCTGTGCCTGGCGTTCCTCGCCGGCCTGGTCGCCCACCGGGACGTGCTGGTGAAGGCGGACGCGGCCCGCGAGGAGTTCCGCCAGGCGGTCTGCACCTACCTGGACCTGGTGGCGTTGCAGCTCTCCGCCGCGCACGGCCCGGTGCAGTCGCTGGAGCGCGCCGCCGAGGTCTGCGACGGCTGGGTCTTCGACCGGATCCGCGAGGCGCTGCGGATCGCCCAGCTCCAGATGCACTCGCCCTGGGACGAGTTGCAGGAGCTGGCCGAGCGGATCGGCATCCCCGAGCTGGGCGACGTGGGCGCGATCATGCGCTCCTCCGGAAGCGAGGGCGCGCAGGTGCACGAGACGCTGCGCAGCCGCGCCGACTCACTGCGGGACCAGATCCGTACCGACAACCTGGCCCGGGCCGAGGGGGTGACCAGCCGGCTGGACATCCCCGGCTCGCTGCTGGTCTTCGTCCTGCTCGGCTTCGCCGTCTACCCGTTCCTCGCCCGTCTGTGA
- a CDS encoding CpaF family protein: MRFEPVSHDPRGQQPGATSTVPPLAPPNGRHHLTAPPPLPAAPPAPPPPRPRVDFAVVRELRRELSERLTHWQRGREFDADAEEVERARLAVAVVSAYADSVRRAGTPMPADEERLLLDQVTAELVGLGRLQTLLVDDTIEEVHILGCDQVRITRHGGGVDWAEPIADSDDELVEILQAAARRAGATERSLSTSKPTLDLQLPDGSRLAAVFLVSHRPYAVIRKHNTLAVSLEDIAGGRPDLDEMIDPLLRDFLRASMRAGLNIMVAGLAGAGKTTVIRALMDEIPPDEPYVLLEESRELLPTRRGHKHRAVMSFEAREGHGERGMDGRPAGEVSIADLIPVSLRMGVLRIIVGEVRSREIVPMLQAMTTSRGSMCTIHARTPAGVSERIIELALSHGREMTVDQARRMAGNALDLIVYVTVEDETAIGGRKHRFVSHVEEVIGVGEGNRITTTSVFGPGPDGRAVPRHLPERIRDQLMRVGYDARLLTRFIEAGTGAWRRPRHTRLGRR, translated from the coding sequence GTGCGGTTTGAGCCGGTCTCCCACGACCCGCGCGGGCAGCAGCCCGGCGCGACCTCCACGGTGCCGCCGCTGGCACCGCCGAACGGGCGGCACCACCTGACCGCCCCGCCGCCGCTGCCGGCCGCGCCGCCGGCACCCCCACCGCCCCGGCCCCGGGTCGACTTCGCGGTGGTCCGCGAGCTGCGCCGGGAGCTGAGCGAACGGCTCACCCACTGGCAGCGCGGCCGGGAGTTCGACGCGGACGCCGAGGAGGTCGAGCGGGCCCGGCTGGCCGTCGCGGTGGTCTCCGCGTACGCGGACTCGGTGCGCCGGGCCGGCACGCCGATGCCGGCCGACGAGGAACGCCTGCTGCTCGACCAGGTGACCGCCGAGCTGGTGGGGCTGGGCCGGCTCCAGACGCTGCTGGTCGACGACACCATCGAGGAGGTGCACATCCTCGGCTGCGACCAGGTGCGCATCACCCGGCACGGCGGCGGCGTGGACTGGGCCGAGCCGATCGCCGACAGCGACGACGAGCTGGTGGAGATCCTCCAGGCGGCGGCCCGCCGCGCCGGGGCCACCGAGCGGTCGCTGTCCACCTCGAAGCCCACCCTCGACCTGCAACTGCCCGACGGCAGCCGGCTCGCCGCCGTCTTCCTGGTCAGCCACCGCCCGTACGCGGTGATCCGCAAACACAACACGCTGGCGGTGAGCCTGGAGGACATCGCCGGTGGCCGTCCCGACCTGGACGAGATGATCGACCCGCTGCTGCGCGACTTCCTCCGCGCGTCGATGCGGGCCGGCCTGAACATCATGGTCGCCGGGCTGGCCGGGGCGGGGAAGACCACCGTGATCCGGGCGCTGATGGACGAGATCCCGCCCGACGAGCCGTACGTGCTGCTGGAGGAGAGCCGCGAGCTGCTGCCGACCCGCCGGGGGCACAAGCACCGGGCGGTGATGAGCTTCGAGGCGCGGGAGGGCCACGGCGAGCGCGGGATGGACGGGCGGCCGGCCGGCGAGGTGAGCATCGCCGACCTGATCCCGGTCTCGCTGCGGATGGGCGTACTGCGGATCATCGTCGGCGAGGTCCGGTCCCGGGAGATCGTGCCGATGCTCCAGGCGATGACCACCAGCCGCGGTTCGATGTGCACGATCCACGCCCGTACCCCGGCGGGGGTGAGCGAGCGGATCATCGAGCTGGCGCTCTCCCACGGCCGGGAGATGACGGTCGACCAGGCCCGGCGGATGGCGGGCAACGCGCTCGACCTGATCGTCTACGTCACGGTCGAGGACGAGACCGCGATCGGCGGTCGCAAGCACCGCTTCGTCTCGCACGTCGAGGAGGTCATCGGGGTCGGCGAGGGGAACCGGATCACCACCACCTCGGTCTTCGGTCCGGGGCCGGACGGCCGGGCGGTGCCCCGGCACCTGCCGGAGCGGATCCGCGACCAGCTCATGCGGGTCGGCTACGACGCCCGGCTGCTGACCCGGTTCATCGAGGCCGGCACCGGTGCCTGGCGTCGACCCCGGCACACCCGACTCGGGCGGCGGTGA
- a CDS encoding SAF domain-containing protein: protein MSVATRNGTPMDAPVAPPRVVRQRRIRPGLLGLAVLLIALGGLGSAFAVTSVRSTGSYLAVARPVDVGAQLTTDDLVTVRVSGGRELQPVPASRLKEVLGLRAAVRLTPGTLLTKGQLTDAPLLGPGQQQLALGLKPAQVPARKLHPGDKVLLVSTPDRQANGSAAGGGGTRFEGTVIDSVAPEHDDVVVYVALAVRDVPAVVALAADDRIALVLTEAA from the coding sequence ATGAGCGTGGCGACCCGGAACGGAACTCCGATGGACGCGCCGGTCGCGCCGCCCCGGGTGGTCCGGCAGCGCCGGATCCGCCCCGGCCTGCTCGGCCTCGCGGTGCTGCTGATCGCCCTCGGCGGCCTCGGCTCGGCCTTCGCGGTCACCTCGGTCCGCTCGACGGGCAGCTACCTCGCAGTGGCCCGACCGGTCGACGTGGGCGCGCAGCTCACCACCGACGACCTGGTGACCGTGCGGGTGTCCGGCGGCCGGGAGCTGCAGCCGGTGCCGGCCAGCCGGCTCAAGGAGGTGCTGGGCCTGCGCGCCGCCGTCCGGCTGACCCCGGGCACGCTGCTGACCAAGGGCCAGCTCACCGACGCCCCGCTGCTCGGTCCCGGGCAGCAGCAGCTGGCGCTCGGCCTGAAGCCCGCCCAGGTGCCCGCCCGCAAACTGCACCCGGGCGACAAGGTGCTGCTGGTCAGCACCCCGGACCGGCAGGCCAACGGCAGCGCCGCCGGTGGCGGTGGCACCCGGTTCGAGGGCACCGTGATCGACAGCGTCGCCCCGGAGCACGACGACGTGGTGGTCTACGTGGCGCTGGCGGTCCGCGACGTGCCCGCCGTGGTGGCGCTCGCCGCCGACGACCGGATCGCGCTCGTCCTCACCGAGGCGGCCTGA
- a CDS encoding type II secretion system F family protein, whose protein sequence is MAIVELIALVSGAVAVGGLVLVVVALVGTSRPAGPAPGARPGLRRLWTGSGAGRREQHRYRLLLGGAVVAGALAFLLTGLPVVGVLVALAVPGVPWLFAVGRAEQRAIARIEAVGEWTRRLKDICGTGQGLQQAIVGTIATAPEEIQEEVRTLAARLQAGWLAKSALLAFADEIGDPVCDQVVAALILHLTDRGERLGDVLGSIASAASAEVATRREIEAKRTQPRFAVRFLTGMTLAALAYGLVNREYIRPYGTPFGQLVMAVLGAAFVGLLVWVRSMSQPPRPARFLPAPDPEQVIA, encoded by the coding sequence GTGGCGATCGTCGAACTCATCGCCCTGGTCTCCGGCGCGGTCGCGGTGGGCGGCCTGGTGCTGGTGGTGGTGGCGCTGGTCGGCACCAGCCGCCCCGCCGGCCCCGCCCCGGGAGCCCGGCCGGGCCTGCGCCGGCTCTGGACCGGTTCGGGGGCCGGCCGGCGTGAGCAGCACCGCTACCGGCTGCTGCTGGGTGGGGCCGTGGTGGCCGGCGCGCTGGCCTTCCTCCTCACCGGGCTGCCGGTGGTCGGTGTGCTGGTCGCGCTGGCGGTGCCCGGCGTGCCGTGGCTCTTCGCGGTCGGCCGGGCCGAGCAGCGGGCCATCGCCCGGATCGAGGCGGTCGGCGAGTGGACCCGCCGGCTCAAGGACATCTGCGGCACCGGCCAGGGACTCCAGCAGGCCATCGTCGGCACCATCGCGACCGCGCCGGAGGAGATCCAGGAGGAGGTACGCACCCTGGCCGCCCGGTTGCAGGCCGGCTGGCTGGCCAAGTCCGCCCTGCTCGCGTTCGCCGACGAGATCGGCGACCCGGTCTGCGACCAGGTGGTGGCGGCACTGATCCTGCACCTCACCGACCGGGGCGAACGGCTCGGTGACGTGCTCGGCTCGATCGCCTCCGCCGCCTCGGCCGAGGTGGCGACCCGGCGCGAGATCGAGGCGAAGCGTACGCAGCCCCGGTTCGCGGTCCGCTTCCTCACCGGGATGACCCTGGCCGCGCTGGCGTACGGGCTGGTCAACCGGGAGTACATCCGGCCGTACGGGACACCGTTCGGGCAGCTGGTGATGGCCGTGCTGGGAGCCGCGTTCGTCGGCCTGCTGGTCTGGGTGCGCTCGATGAGCCAGCCGCCCCGGCCGGCGCGTTTCCTGCCCGCCCCCGACCCGGAGCAGGTGATCGCGTGA
- a CDS encoding LysM peptidoglycan-binding domain-containing protein: MAAPPRSAVRRTGQVLTGLGALVVLCAVLAGGPVALLALAGNPLPDHLPTLTEVGTALTTRDDGQLFLRALAVVGWFGWATFAFSVVVELLAAVLRRPVPRLPGMGRQQRAAAALVGSVALILAASPAAASAATLAAPQPAVAAPAVVAPRSVPAVRNVSLTTEPAVYRVAKGDYLGEVADRYLDDFERYREVARLNRLADPDRIRPGQLLKLPEGAVDEGARRHATGRLVVHPAPRPPAGTPQPGGGPAAQPGGAGSTAQPGGAGSTAQPGGPGAGSTARPGAGSTARPGAAGTGATVAPGGGSGAAADGGSRPGRPAPARPDPTTAGQPSGGQGSTVEQPADRPPAMAAGASRPTADEGINRPLAISAVLAVASIVGAQIGAVLGMRRRPAPRPLLSGRHRRD; the protein is encoded by the coding sequence ATGGCCGCACCGCCCCGTTCCGCCGTACGCCGGACCGGTCAGGTCCTCACCGGGCTCGGCGCCCTCGTCGTGCTCTGCGCGGTGCTGGCCGGTGGGCCGGTCGCGCTCCTCGCGCTGGCCGGCAACCCGCTCCCCGACCATCTGCCCACCCTCACCGAGGTGGGTACCGCGTTGACCACCCGCGACGACGGGCAGCTCTTCCTGCGGGCGCTGGCCGTGGTGGGCTGGTTCGGCTGGGCGACGTTCGCCTTCTCCGTGGTGGTGGAGCTGCTGGCGGCGGTGCTGCGCCGGCCGGTGCCCCGACTGCCCGGAATGGGCCGGCAGCAGCGGGCGGCGGCCGCCCTGGTCGGCTCGGTGGCCCTGATCCTGGCCGCCAGCCCGGCCGCGGCGAGCGCCGCCACCCTGGCCGCCCCGCAGCCGGCGGTCGCCGCGCCGGCGGTGGTGGCCCCGCGGTCCGTGCCGGCGGTGCGCAACGTCTCGTTGACCACCGAGCCGGCGGTGTACCGGGTGGCGAAGGGCGACTATCTGGGCGAGGTGGCCGACCGCTATCTCGACGACTTCGAACGCTACCGGGAGGTGGCCCGGTTGAACCGGCTCGCCGACCCGGACCGGATCCGCCCCGGCCAGCTGTTGAAGCTGCCCGAGGGCGCGGTCGACGAGGGGGCGCGCCGGCACGCCACCGGCCGGCTGGTGGTGCACCCGGCCCCACGCCCGCCCGCCGGCACGCCGCAGCCCGGCGGGGGCCCGGCCGCACAGCCGGGCGGTGCGGGCTCGACCGCACAGCCGGGCGGTGCGGGCTCGACCGCACAGCCGGGCGGCCCAGGCGCGGGCTCGACCGCGCGACCGGGTGCCGGCTCGACGGCCCGCCCGGGCGCTGCGGGAACGGGCGCCACGGTGGCACCGGGTGGTGGTTCGGGTGCGGCGGCGGACGGCGGCTCCCGCCCGGGCCGGCCCGCGCCGGCCCGGCCGGACCCGACCACGGCCGGCCAGCCCTCGGGCGGACAAGGGTCCACGGTGGAGCAGCCGGCCGACCGGCCGCCGGCGATGGCGGCGGGTGCGTCCCGGCCCACGGCCGACGAGGGGATCAACCGGCCGCTGGCCATCTCGGCGGTGCTGGCGGTGGCGAGCATCGTCGGCGCCCAGATCGGTGCGGTGCTCGGCATGCGCCGGCGCCCCGCTCCGCGCCCGCTGCTCAGCGGTCGCCACCGCAGGGACTGA
- a CDS encoding P-loop NTPase family protein, translated as MAIIALVSAKGSPGVTTAALAAALSWHRRLVLAECDPAGGSILAGYLGGALDGPRGIGELAVGELRDGNLETAFWSQLVDLDAPKRERLLLPGVVDPAQAGSLSPLWQRFADFFTGLERGVPPYDVLVDCGRLQVGGPPWPLLRAAAVVLLVTRAQLPDLSATRATVRAIERDFAEHRVPPGTLRLLVVGDGHGNSEISKALRLPVIARLPQDPRTAEVLALGGTIRAGRPLMRAAGALEVPVRALLDRQRARLTWPGSAPPRAVAAPTAPGVSGAV; from the coding sequence ATGGCGATCATCGCCCTGGTCTCGGCGAAGGGCTCGCCGGGGGTCACCACCGCCGCGCTGGCCGCCGCGCTGAGCTGGCACCGCCGGCTGGTGCTGGCGGAGTGCGACCCGGCCGGCGGCTCGATCCTCGCCGGCTACCTCGGCGGGGCGCTCGACGGCCCCCGGGGCATCGGGGAGCTGGCCGTCGGCGAGCTGCGCGACGGCAACCTGGAGACCGCCTTCTGGTCCCAGCTGGTCGACCTGGACGCGCCGAAGCGGGAGCGGCTGCTGCTGCCGGGCGTGGTCGACCCGGCCCAGGCCGGCAGCCTCAGCCCGCTCTGGCAACGGTTCGCCGACTTCTTCACCGGCCTGGAACGAGGCGTGCCGCCGTACGACGTGCTGGTCGACTGCGGCCGGTTGCAGGTGGGTGGTCCACCGTGGCCGCTGCTCCGGGCCGCCGCGGTGGTGCTCCTGGTCACCCGCGCCCAACTGCCCGACCTGTCGGCGACCCGGGCCACCGTCCGGGCGATCGAGCGGGACTTCGCCGAACACCGGGTGCCGCCCGGCACGCTGCGCCTGCTGGTGGTCGGCGACGGGCACGGCAACAGCGAGATCAGCAAGGCGCTACGGCTGCCGGTGATCGCCCGGCTGCCGCAGGACCCGCGTACCGCCGAGGTGCTCGCCCTGGGCGGCACGATCCGCGCCGGACGGCCGCTGATGCGCGCGGCCGGCGCGCTGGAGGTGCCGGTCCGGGCGCTGCTGGACCGGCAGCGGGCCCGGCTGACCTGGCCGGGGAGCGCGCCGCCCCGGGCGGTCGCCGCCCCGACCGCGCCGGGGGTGTCCGGTGCGGTTTGA
- a CDS encoding TadE/TadG family type IV pilus assembly protein, translating into MRERGSVSIEVAVLAPAFIALMVLAGVAGRTAVADEAVESAAHDAARAASIARDASTGRAAATTAARRRLDWAGLSCATPPTLAFSGSVAGSDTGFANAYRSAPGVPSTVTVRVTCRVSFADLRAPGLPGVPASHTVSATFTSPLDTYRSRR; encoded by the coding sequence ATGCGGGAGCGGGGCTCGGTGTCGATCGAGGTGGCGGTGCTGGCGCCGGCCTTCATCGCGCTGATGGTGCTGGCCGGGGTGGCGGGGCGGACGGCGGTCGCCGACGAGGCGGTGGAGTCCGCCGCGCACGACGCCGCCCGGGCCGCCTCGATCGCCCGCGACGCGTCGACCGGGCGGGCCGCCGCCACCACGGCCGCCCGTCGCCGGCTCGACTGGGCGGGGCTGAGTTGCGCCACCCCGCCGACGTTGGCGTTCAGCGGCTCGGTGGCCGGTTCGGACACCGGGTTCGCGAACGCGTACCGGAGCGCGCCGGGGGTGCCGTCGACGGTGACGGTCCGGGTGACCTGCCGGGTCTCCTTCGCCGACCTGCGGGCCCCGGGGCTGCCCGGGGTGCCCGCCTCGCACACCGTGTCGGCGACCTTCACCTCGCCGCTGGACACCTACCGGAGTCGGCGATGA
- a CDS encoding pilus assembly protein TadG-related protein, whose translation MTGRPHRESGRVSLFLAAALTGVLVIIGLAYDTAGQLRSLQRADNLAAEAARSGGQMIDRARAIEGGPKEIDEAAAQVAVADYLRAAGGVQSHTVSFPVVGGEKQITVRVRITYRRDLLGLFGISDTVTVTGEATARALTGAP comes from the coding sequence ATGACCGGCCGGCCCCACCGGGAAAGCGGGCGGGTGAGCCTCTTCCTCGCCGCCGCGCTGACCGGCGTGCTGGTGATCATCGGACTCGCCTACGACACCGCCGGCCAGCTGCGCTCGTTGCAGCGGGCCGACAACCTGGCCGCCGAGGCGGCCCGCAGCGGCGGCCAGATGATCGACCGGGCCCGGGCCATCGAGGGCGGTCCGAAGGAGATCGACGAGGCGGCGGCCCAGGTCGCCGTCGCCGACTACCTGCGCGCGGCCGGCGGGGTGCAGAGCCACACCGTGAGCTTCCCGGTGGTCGGCGGGGAGAAGCAGATCACGGTACGCGTCCGCATCACCTACCGCCGGGACCTGCTCGGGCTCTTCGGCATCAGCGACACCGTCACCGTCACCGGTGAGGCGACCGCGCGGGCGCTCACCGGCGCCCCTTAA
- a CDS encoding TadE/TadG family type IV pilus assembly protein, translated as MRRAPWTGSGRAAPAVRPYRAARDGSRTVAAVRHRLAQGGTERGANPVELAVLMPVILVLLFGSIQLAALFVARSTALNAAQSGVNAARVLDAPAGAGEARARRFLRNAGDWLVGWDQRGPSCARNAAGTEVTCTVTGRSLSVVPGVSFPVRQTAHGTVERWTTG; from the coding sequence ATGCGACGCGCACCGTGGACCGGCAGCGGCCGGGCGGCACCCGCCGTCCGGCCGTACCGGGCTGCCCGCGACGGGTCCCGGACGGTCGCGGCCGTCCGGCACCGGCTCGCCCAGGGCGGTACGGAACGGGGCGCCAACCCGGTGGAGCTGGCCGTGCTGATGCCGGTGATCCTGGTGCTGCTCTTCGGCTCGATTCAGCTCGCGGCCCTGTTCGTGGCCCGCTCCACGGCGCTCAACGCGGCGCAGAGCGGGGTCAACGCGGCCCGGGTCCTGGACGCGCCGGCCGGCGCGGGCGAGGCGCGCGCCCGGCGTTTCCTGCGCAACGCCGGTGACTGGCTGGTCGGCTGGGACCAGCGCGGGCCGAGCTGCGCCAGGAACGCCGCCGGGACCGAGGTGACCTGCACGGTCACCGGCCGGTCCCTGTCGGTGGTGCCGGGGGTCAGCTTCCCGGTGCGACAGACCGCGCACGGCACCGTCGAGCGCTGGACCACGGGGTGA